The Haloferax sp. Atlit-12N genome contains a region encoding:
- a CDS encoding proline racemase family protein, whose product MNGDPTADDLADESEFEFDELTTDASFTTIDTHTEGEPTRIVVDGIDRSALVGDSVRERRDSFTETHDWVRDLLMREPRGHDDMFGAVVVDSDHPDADVGVFFMDSRGYLDMCGHGTIGVVSALLELGRLDRRETVRVETPAGLVEATPEYASDGGVERVTIENVRSFVYDEATVPVSFLDSPLPVDVVYAGNFFALVDSDHLDLPVEPQHAATFVDWGLEIRDAVNERLDIVHPLTGEEGSVSITEIYGTPEDVDRSIVVFGEGQVDRSPCGTGTCAKMTLLHDAGALDIGESYLHESIVGTRFEGRLVAADERDGVTLTTPLITGSARITGKHRFVKDAKDSLSGFSISVE is encoded by the coding sequence ATGAACGGAGACCCCACGGCCGACGACCTCGCGGACGAAAGTGAGTTCGAGTTCGACGAACTCACCACGGACGCGTCGTTTACGACCATCGACACGCACACCGAGGGCGAGCCGACCCGCATCGTCGTCGACGGTATCGACCGCTCGGCGCTCGTGGGCGACTCCGTTCGGGAGCGCCGCGATTCGTTCACCGAGACCCACGACTGGGTGCGCGACCTGCTAATGCGAGAGCCTCGTGGCCACGACGACATGTTCGGGGCCGTCGTCGTCGATTCCGACCATCCCGACGCGGACGTGGGCGTCTTCTTCATGGACAGTCGGGGCTACCTCGACATGTGCGGCCACGGGACCATCGGCGTCGTCTCCGCGCTCCTCGAACTGGGCCGACTCGACCGACGCGAGACCGTCCGCGTCGAGACGCCGGCCGGACTCGTCGAGGCGACGCCCGAATACGCGTCCGACGGCGGCGTCGAGCGCGTCACGATAGAGAACGTCCGGTCGTTCGTCTACGACGAGGCGACCGTTCCGGTCTCGTTTCTCGACTCGCCGCTCCCCGTCGACGTCGTCTACGCGGGCAACTTCTTCGCGCTGGTCGACAGCGACCACCTCGACCTGCCCGTCGAACCACAGCACGCGGCGACGTTCGTCGATTGGGGCCTCGAAATCCGCGACGCCGTCAACGAGCGCCTCGATATCGTCCATCCGCTCACTGGCGAGGAGGGCTCGGTCTCGATTACCGAGATATACGGCACGCCCGAGGACGTAGACCGGAGTATCGTCGTCTTCGGCGAGGGACAGGTCGACCGCTCGCCGTGCGGGACCGGGACGTGCGCGAAGATGACGCTCCTCCACGACGCCGGCGCGCTCGACATCGGCGAGTCGTACCTCCACGAGAGCATCGTCGGCACGCGCTTCGAAGGTAGACTCGTCGCGGCCGACGAACGCGACGGCGTGACGCTGACGACGCCGCTCATCACCGGGTCGGCCCGCATCACGGGGAAACATCGGTTCGTCAAGGACGCGAAGGACTCGCTTTCCGGGTTCAGTATCTCGGTGGAGTAG
- a CDS encoding MATE family efflux transporter has translation MSLFKGQAELNLTEGGIVKPLLYLSLPIVITNLLQTAYNLADTFWLGQYSTEALAAISFAFPMVFLLISLGMGLSVAGSVLVAQHTGAEETDKAEYAASQTVTFAFLGSTMLGALGYPLVNPFLDFLGASPDVLPGATAYMQVIALGLPFMFGFFVFISLMRGAGDTITPMLVMFGTVVLNVVLDPFFINGWALGPIQFPELGIQGAAIATVISRVLAMVVGIAIMVSGTRGIQIHLTDMRPDFEYLRKILRIGVPASIEGTGRALSINALLIVVGLFSTSVVAAFGIGTRVFSVIFLPAIAVARGVETMSGQNIGAGKYDRAEQANYVAAKGLFFVLGLLGLAIFLVPEPIVSVFTTDAAVLDVGAQFLRYVSLSFGFIGIMRAFTGGFRGAGKTLIAAVISVVTLAGIRLPVAFVASQGLLPTDFWFLGSIDVRGIWIAFFVSNVAGALIAWLWFRRGTWREGDVRGTPAGGELETDDVELSSGMD, from the coding sequence ATGAGTCTGTTCAAGGGACAAGCGGAGCTCAATCTCACCGAGGGCGGCATCGTCAAGCCACTTCTCTATCTGTCGCTCCCCATCGTCATCACGAACCTGCTCCAGACGGCGTACAACCTCGCGGACACGTTCTGGCTCGGGCAGTACTCCACGGAGGCGCTCGCGGCAATCTCGTTCGCCTTCCCGATGGTGTTCCTCCTCATCTCGCTCGGGATGGGACTGTCCGTCGCCGGGAGCGTCCTCGTCGCCCAGCACACCGGAGCCGAGGAGACGGACAAAGCCGAGTACGCGGCCTCCCAGACCGTCACGTTCGCGTTCCTCGGGTCCACGATGCTCGGCGCGCTCGGCTATCCGCTCGTCAACCCGTTCCTCGATTTCCTCGGGGCCTCGCCGGACGTGCTCCCGGGCGCGACGGCCTACATGCAGGTCATCGCGCTCGGCCTGCCGTTCATGTTCGGCTTCTTCGTGTTCATCTCGCTGATGCGCGGGGCGGGCGACACCATCACGCCGATGCTCGTGATGTTCGGTACCGTCGTCCTCAACGTCGTCCTCGACCCGTTTTTCATCAACGGGTGGGCGCTGGGGCCGATTCAGTTCCCCGAACTCGGGATACAGGGCGCGGCCATCGCCACCGTCATCTCGCGGGTCCTCGCGATGGTCGTCGGCATCGCCATCATGGTGTCGGGCACCAGAGGCATCCAGATTCACCTCACGGACATGCGACCCGACTTCGAGTACCTGCGGAAGATTCTCCGCATCGGCGTCCCCGCCAGCATCGAGGGGACGGGTCGCGCGCTCTCCATCAACGCGCTCCTCATCGTCGTCGGCCTGTTTTCGACTTCCGTCGTCGCGGCGTTCGGTATCGGCACCCGCGTGTTCTCGGTCATCTTCCTCCCGGCTATCGCCGTCGCCCGCGGCGTCGAGACGATGTCCGGCCAGAACATCGGCGCGGGGAAGTACGACCGCGCCGAGCAGGCGAACTACGTCGCGGCCAAGGGACTGTTCTTCGTCCTCGGCCTGCTCGGACTCGCCATCTTCCTCGTTCCTGAGCCCATCGTCTCGGTGTTCACCACCGATGCGGCGGTCCTCGACGTGGGCGCGCAGTTCCTGCGGTACGTCTCGCTGTCGTTCGGCTTCATCGGTATCATGCGGGCGTTCACCGGCGGCTTCCGGGGCGCAGGCAAGACGCTCATCGCCGCGGTGATATCGGTCGTCACGCTCGCCGGCATCCGGCTTCCGGTCGCCTTCGTCGCGTCGCAGGGACTCCTGCCGACCGACTTCTGGTTCCTCGGGAGCATCGACGTGCGAGGCATCTGGATAGCGTTCTTCGTCTCGAACGTCGCGGGCGCGCTCATCGCGTGGCTCTGGTTCCGCCGGGGGACGTGGCGCGAGGGCGACGTCCGCGGGACGCCGGCCGGCGGCGAACTGGAGACCGACGACGTGGAGCTATCGAGCGGGATGGACTAA
- a CDS encoding TetR/AcrR family transcriptional regulator, which yields MDAETRAEILEATNRALCEHGYAGLTVQRIADESSVTSAAIHYHFDTKEELLNAFLDDLIERFESELSCGASDPRKRLDAVLDAVFNPEEPDVDGFPVALMELKAQAPYHELFRERFLDLDDVMRGTVADIVRDGVESGHFDEADPEEVARLVTTMSNGAHARAVALGEHPAETRRVVEDALELHLGWTPAAGVDE from the coding sequence ATGGACGCAGAGACCAGGGCCGAGATACTCGAAGCGACCAACCGGGCGCTCTGCGAACACGGGTACGCCGGCCTGACGGTGCAGCGAATCGCGGACGAGTCGTCGGTGACGAGCGCCGCGATTCACTACCACTTCGACACGAAAGAGGAGCTTCTCAACGCGTTCCTCGACGACTTAATCGAGCGGTTCGAGTCCGAGCTGTCGTGCGGCGCGTCCGACCCACGAAAGCGGCTCGACGCGGTTCTCGACGCGGTGTTCAACCCCGAGGAGCCCGACGTCGACGGCTTCCCCGTGGCGCTCATGGAGTTGAAGGCGCAAGCGCCCTACCACGAGCTGTTCCGCGAGCGCTTCCTCGACCTCGACGACGTGATGCGCGGAACCGTCGCCGACATCGTCCGCGACGGCGTCGAATCCGGGCACTTCGACGAGGCCGACCCCGAAGAGGTCGCGCGGCTCGTCACGACCATGAGCAACGGCGCGCACGCCCGCGCCGTCGCGCTCGGCGAACACCCCGCTGAGACCCGGCGGGTCGTCGAAGACGCCCTCGAACTCCACCTCGGCTGGACGCCGGCGGCGGGGGTGGACGAATGA
- a CDS encoding histidine kinase N-terminal 7TM domain-containing protein, which translates to MPLSLSPYVGALILATVISVGVASYGWQYRDEPTGWWFVALSLSAGGWALFEAFYLLADSASVRLLWFVLILIPAEAAVFFTLLFALEIAGYERLVSRRTAALFAVWPTLTVVGAVTNALGLHTLLWESLSFSTTGGITTADVVYGPLFWVDIVYSYVAVGAALVALGIHCLRSRQIYRKQALLLFVAVLVPPIVGAVYLWTPFSPANPIAISFAATSSLLAIGLSRYRILDISPIARDLVIERMADPVIVVDRKGRLADTNPSARALFDVEPSSLGTPVADVFDVEAAEALETGGEIRVVDDNGEARYFEVDRSAVTDGRDAIRGHLHILHDITERRVRERWFRALTENASDLIFVLDADGSVSYLSDSAAQTLGTDEDPSEVQTLARFLHPDDEDAAVETFREAVARPDEDATAELRFRSSTRGWRVFSVRCRNLLDDPVVGGVVVNAHDVTDRRKHEQQLETFANVVSHDLRNPLNVAEGYLELVKEADRPDPDHVERIETAHERMGEIITDVLALARGGTVDEREAVSLDAVATEAWANVDTKSAAFEVAESASFAADRTRLLQLFENLFRNSIEHVGDGVTVTVGRLDDDAGFYVEDDGPGVPPADRPKLFESGFTTANDGTGFGLAIVRTIADAHGWSVGYEDAADAGARFVIRGVERAEGSAQDADAASADDA; encoded by the coding sequence GTGCCTCTCTCGCTGTCACCGTACGTTGGTGCACTTATCCTCGCGACCGTAATCTCCGTCGGCGTCGCGAGCTACGGCTGGCAGTACCGCGACGAACCGACCGGGTGGTGGTTCGTCGCCCTCTCTCTGAGCGCCGGCGGCTGGGCACTGTTCGAGGCGTTTTATCTCCTCGCCGACTCGGCGTCCGTCCGCCTCCTGTGGTTCGTTCTCATCTTGATACCCGCGGAGGCGGCGGTCTTTTTCACCCTGCTTTTCGCCCTCGAAATCGCGGGCTACGAGCGGTTGGTCTCTCGCCGCACCGCCGCGCTGTTCGCCGTGTGGCCCACGTTGACCGTCGTGGGGGCGGTAACGAACGCGCTCGGACTCCACACGCTGCTGTGGGAGTCGCTGTCGTTTTCGACCACCGGTGGAATCACGACGGCCGATGTCGTCTACGGACCGCTGTTCTGGGTGGATATTGTCTACAGCTACGTCGCGGTCGGGGCCGCGCTCGTCGCCCTCGGCATCCACTGCCTGCGGAGCCGACAGATATACCGAAAGCAAGCGCTCCTCCTGTTCGTCGCGGTTCTCGTTCCCCCCATCGTCGGCGCGGTGTATCTCTGGACGCCGTTTTCGCCCGCGAACCCCATCGCCATCTCGTTCGCCGCCACGTCGTCGCTGCTCGCCATCGGGCTCTCGCGGTACCGAATCCTCGATATCAGCCCTATCGCGCGGGACCTCGTCATCGAGCGGATGGCCGACCCCGTTATCGTCGTCGACCGAAAGGGCCGACTGGCCGACACCAACCCGTCGGCGAGGGCGCTTTTCGACGTGGAGCCCTCGTCGCTGGGGACGCCCGTGGCCGACGTGTTCGACGTGGAGGCCGCCGAGGCCCTCGAAACCGGCGGGGAGATTCGAGTCGTCGACGACAACGGCGAGGCGCGCTACTTCGAGGTCGACAGGTCGGCCGTGACCGACGGCCGAGACGCGATTCGCGGCCACCTGCACATCCTCCACGACATCACCGAGCGCCGCGTCCGCGAGCGGTGGTTTCGCGCGCTCACGGAGAACGCCTCCGACCTCATCTTCGTCCTCGACGCCGACGGCTCGGTCAGCTACCTGAGCGACTCGGCCGCCCAGACGCTCGGCACCGACGAGGACCCGAGTGAGGTACAGACGCTCGCACGGTTCCTCCACCCCGACGACGAGGACGCCGCCGTCGAGACGTTCCGGGAGGCGGTGGCGCGCCCCGACGAGGACGCCACCGCCGAACTCCGGTTCCGCAGTTCGACCCGCGGGTGGCGCGTCTTCAGCGTCCGGTGTCGGAACCTCCTCGACGACCCCGTCGTCGGCGGCGTCGTCGTCAACGCCCACGACGTGACCGACCGGCGAAAACACGAACAACAGCTCGAAACGTTCGCAAACGTCGTCTCGCACGACCTGCGAAACCCGCTGAACGTGGCGGAGGGCTACCTCGAACTGGTGAAGGAGGCAGACCGCCCCGACCCGGACCACGTCGAGCGAATCGAGACTGCCCACGAGCGTATGGGCGAGATTATTACCGACGTGCTCGCGCTCGCTCGCGGCGGCACGGTCGACGAGCGCGAGGCGGTCTCGCTCGACGCCGTCGCGACCGAGGCGTGGGCGAACGTCGACACCAAATCGGCCGCGTTCGAGGTGGCCGAAAGCGCGTCGTTCGCGGCGGACCGGACCCGGCTCCTCCAGCTTTTCGAGAATCTGTTTCGAAATTCCATCGAACACGTCGGCGACGGCGTGACCGTCACCGTCGGCCGACTCGACGACGATGCGGGCTTCTACGTCGAGGACGACGGCCCCGGCGTCCCGCCGGCGGACCGCCCGAAGCTCTTCGAATCCGGCTTCACGACGGCCAACGACGGCACCGGCTTCGGCCTCGCAATCGTCCGCACCATCGCCGACGCCCACGGCTGGTCGGTCGGTTACGAGGACGCCGCGGACGCCGGCGCGCGGTTCGTGATTCGCGGCGTCGAACGCGCCGAGGGCTCGGCGCAGGATGCGGATGCGGCGTCGGCTGACGACGCCTGA
- a CDS encoding pyridoxal phosphate-dependent aminotransferase, whose protein sequence is MPHPTAFSRPIGSERVAGTRESVIREMTREAHEHDAINLSQGIPDEDETPASVKRAAKDAIDTSSQYTITWGLPELREAVSERYAEWKGVRYDPETEVTVTTGTSEAVVSTLLALCDPGDGVIYFEPTYESYIPAVQFAGGEPMPLDITDGLELDADALWDAAEDASMLILNHPHNPTGNVFSPAELELVAEVAAEEDLVVVTDEIYEHIVYADDYVSPVEIDGLAGRAVVCTGLSKTYSVTGWRVGFALAPEPLSAELRKVHDYTSICAPTPFQQAGVEALSLPADYYDDLSDSYERRGELLYDGLREVGLDPVKPDGAYYMLTRYPGDGNDTEFAHRLVREAGVAVVPGSSFYTEGSADWVRFTFSRNEATIEEALRRLDENRFW, encoded by the coding sequence ATGCCACATCCGACCGCGTTCTCCCGGCCCATCGGGAGCGAGCGCGTCGCGGGAACCCGCGAGTCCGTCATCCGAGAGATGACCCGCGAGGCGCACGAACACGACGCCATCAACCTCTCGCAGGGCATCCCCGACGAGGACGAGACGCCGGCGAGCGTGAAGCGCGCGGCGAAAGACGCAATCGACACGTCGAGCCAGTACACCATCACGTGGGGACTCCCGGAACTCCGGGAGGCGGTGTCGGAGCGCTACGCCGAGTGGAAGGGCGTCCGCTACGACCCCGAAACGGAGGTCACCGTCACCACCGGGACGAGCGAGGCCGTCGTCTCGACGCTCCTCGCGCTCTGCGACCCCGGCGACGGCGTCATCTACTTCGAGCCGACCTACGAGAGCTACATCCCGGCCGTCCAGTTCGCCGGGGGCGAACCGATGCCGCTCGACATCACCGACGGCCTCGAACTCGACGCCGACGCGCTATGGGACGCCGCCGAAGACGCGTCCATGCTGATTCTCAACCACCCACACAACCCGACGGGGAACGTCTTTTCGCCCGCTGAACTCGAACTCGTCGCGGAGGTCGCCGCCGAGGAGGACCTCGTCGTCGTCACCGACGAGATATACGAGCACATCGTCTACGCCGACGACTACGTCAGCCCCGTCGAAATCGACGGCCTCGCCGGCCGAGCCGTCGTCTGTACGGGGCTGTCGAAGACGTACTCCGTGACGGGGTGGCGCGTCGGATTCGCGCTCGCACCCGAACCGCTGTCGGCCGAACTACGGAAAGTCCACGACTACACGAGCATCTGTGCGCCGACGCCGTTCCAGCAGGCGGGCGTGGAGGCGCTGTCGCTCCCGGCGGACTACTACGACGACCTCTCGGACTCGTACGAACGCCGCGGCGAACTGCTGTACGACGGGCTCCGGGAGGTCGGCCTCGACCCCGTGAAACCGGACGGCGCGTACTACATGCTGACGCGCTATCCGGGCGACGGCAACGACACCGAGTTCGCGCACCGACTCGTCCGCGAGGCCGGCGTCGCGGTCGTCCCCGGGAGCAGTTTCTACACCGAGGGGTCCGCGGACTGGGTCCGGTTCACCTTCTCCCGCAACGAGGCGACCATCGAGGAGGCGCTCCGGCGGCTCGACGAGAACCGCTTCTGGTAG
- the acs gene encoding acetate--CoA ligase: protein MAEDEEIPPPASFVEQATITDDSVYDEFEENWPDCWERAAATLDWFDPYESVLPDDEPPFEWFAGGTLNACYNCLDRHVENGDKNRVAIKWESHLGETRTYTYQDLYREVNEFAAALRAQGVEEDDVVTLYMPMIPELPIAMLACARIGAPHNVVFAGLSADALATRLESADSAFLVTCDGYYRRGNAIYLKSKADDARLKAAHDLEEMVVVEHLGETEHLGAGQHTYDELVDAHAGAEVDPVERAADDVLFLIHTSGTTGEPKRVEHVTGGYLAHVTWTSQTVLDLKPEDTYLSTANIGWISGHSYVVYGPLALGTTTVMYEGTPNYPEKDRIWDLIEENAVDVFYTAPTAIRSFMKWDASLPASRDLSSLRLLGTVGEPINPRAWKWYYEHIGDENCPVVDTWWQTETGGMMITTLPGVKNMKPGTAGPPLPGVGARVVDGRGEEVPANEAGYLVLTRPWPGMPLALRHGHRWGEDAAKLDVDGWHYFTGDGAKVDDDGYITVLGRVDDVINVSGHRLGTMEIESAIVGVEGVVEAAVVSVDDADAGGIHAYVTLGTSVSGDDDLRERIGSHVRERIGPIATPDAVIFTPDLPKTRSGKIMRRFLENITNGEEFGDTSALQNPEIVGELESIVRDS, encoded by the coding sequence ATGGCCGAAGACGAGGAGATACCGCCTCCGGCGTCGTTCGTCGAACAGGCCACCATCACCGACGACTCCGTCTACGACGAGTTCGAGGAGAACTGGCCGGACTGCTGGGAGCGAGCGGCGGCGACGCTCGACTGGTTCGACCCCTACGAGTCGGTCCTTCCCGACGACGAACCCCCGTTCGAGTGGTTCGCCGGGGGGACGCTGAACGCCTGCTACAACTGTCTCGACCGGCACGTCGAAAACGGCGACAAGAACCGCGTCGCCATCAAGTGGGAGAGCCACCTCGGCGAGACGCGAACGTACACGTATCAGGACCTCTACCGCGAGGTCAACGAGTTCGCGGCGGCGCTCCGCGCGCAGGGCGTCGAGGAAGACGACGTGGTCACGCTCTACATGCCGATGATTCCGGAGTTGCCCATCGCCATGCTCGCGTGCGCCCGCATCGGCGCGCCCCACAACGTCGTCTTCGCGGGACTGTCGGCGGACGCGTTGGCGACCCGACTGGAGAGTGCGGACTCGGCGTTCCTCGTCACCTGCGACGGCTACTACCGGAGAGGGAACGCTATCTACCTGAAGAGCAAGGCCGACGACGCCCGTCTCAAGGCCGCCCACGACCTCGAGGAGATGGTCGTCGTCGAGCACCTCGGCGAGACCGAACACCTCGGAGCGGGACAGCACACCTACGACGAACTGGTCGACGCCCACGCCGGCGCGGAGGTCGACCCGGTCGAGCGGGCGGCCGACGACGTGCTGTTTCTCATCCACACGTCGGGGACCACCGGCGAACCGAAACGAGTCGAACACGTCACCGGCGGCTACCTCGCCCACGTCACGTGGACGTCGCAGACGGTGTTGGACCTCAAGCCGGAGGACACGTATCTCTCTACGGCGAACATCGGCTGGATTAGCGGCCACTCGTACGTCGTCTACGGCCCGCTGGCGCTCGGCACGACGACGGTGATGTACGAGGGTACGCCGAACTACCCGGAGAAAGACCGCATCTGGGACCTCATCGAGGAGAACGCCGTCGACGTGTTCTATACGGCACCGACCGCGATTCGGTCGTTCATGAAGTGGGACGCGTCGCTCCCGGCGTCGCGCGACCTGTCGAGTCTGCGCCTGCTCGGCACCGTCGGCGAACCCATCAACCCGCGGGCGTGGAAGTGGTACTACGAGCATATCGGCGACGAGAACTGCCCGGTCGTGGACACGTGGTGGCAGACCGAGACCGGCGGCATGATGATAACTACCCTCCCGGGCGTCAAGAACATGAAGCCCGGCACCGCCGGGCCGCCGCTCCCGGGCGTTGGCGCTCGGGTCGTGGACGGCCGCGGCGAGGAGGTTCCTGCGAACGAGGCCGGCTATCTGGTTCTCACGCGCCCGTGGCCCGGCATGCCGCTCGCGCTCCGACACGGCCACCGATGGGGTGAGGACGCGGCGAAACTCGACGTAGACGGCTGGCACTACTTCACCGGTGACGGCGCGAAAGTGGACGACGACGGCTACATCACCGTGCTCGGGCGGGTGGACGACGTTATCAACGTCTCGGGCCACCGCCTCGGAACGATGGAAATCGAGTCGGCCATCGTCGGTGTCGAGGGCGTCGTCGAGGCCGCCGTCGTCAGCGTCGACGACGCCGACGCGGGCGGTATCCACGCGTACGTCACGCTGGGGACGAGCGTCTCCGGGGACGACGACCTCCGCGAGCGAATCGGCTCGCACGTCCGCGAGCGCATCGGTCCGATTGCCACGCCGGACGCCGTCATCTTCACGCCCGACCTCCCGAAGACGCGGTCCGGGAAGATCATGCGCCGGTTTCTGGAGAACATCACCAACGGCGAGGAGTTCGGCGACACGTCCGCGCTTCAGAACCCGGAAATCGTCGGCGAACTCGAATCCATCGTCCGAGACAGCTGA
- a CDS encoding bacterio-opsin activator domain-containing protein, producing MRDGTSEPTPLAAGGYEQLRRSTETYREDLVLRLGAEVGLTPAEMSQFEPSHVTQRRHRGTELYFLTVPTDGREAYLPNEVEHDVRKYVTTTDIDETERVLPVTPRRLQMLVASVGTRAAERTGREGLADVSTRDLRRHFARTMLGDGVPPSVVMRVGGWDRIESLAPLLDEPSEDEVLDALSPDAVDSGERPAGGESDRVRQVVETARSVGSALSGVNTRGEVEQAVCDGLADSSHYRFAWIASDETDARASLTVAGLDEESLEAVRRSLASRDTDFARRACDTGAVQTVRIDLPPNSESGRLAVVPLVHGETAYGALYVALDDEAVPDAEADVLVTLGRHVGQAIAAAERRKLLLADTVVQLEFESSDQQDVLVGLSADLGCSVRLRGVVPIEERSLLCFLTVRGATTDAVFDELQTTPAVEHIRLIRDRGTESLLEVALSAGSTITTLTSYDGTVSRFVAEDGVARFVGEFSNETPLRDVMSDLTDAYPATELVAKQEVERPTRNTADFRESLVARLTDKQQSVLRAAYLAGYFEWPRGSTAEDLADSIDISSPTLHQHLRTAQQKLMTAFFDDDSDEHASTLNP from the coding sequence ATGCGGGACGGAACCTCCGAACCGACGCCGTTGGCCGCGGGTGGGTACGAGCAACTGCGACGGTCGACCGAGACGTACCGCGAGGACCTCGTGCTTCGACTCGGCGCGGAAGTCGGACTCACGCCGGCCGAGATGAGTCAGTTCGAACCCTCTCACGTGACCCAGCGGCGACACCGGGGGACGGAACTCTACTTCCTCACTGTGCCGACCGACGGCCGAGAGGCGTACCTGCCGAACGAGGTCGAACACGACGTTCGAAAGTACGTCACGACGACCGACATCGACGAGACTGAACGAGTGCTTCCGGTCACACCGCGGCGTCTGCAGATGCTCGTGGCATCGGTCGGAACGCGGGCCGCCGAACGAACCGGCCGCGAGGGGTTGGCGGACGTTTCGACTCGCGACCTGCGTCGGCACTTCGCCCGAACGATGCTCGGTGACGGCGTCCCACCGAGCGTCGTCATGCGAGTCGGCGGGTGGGACCGAATCGAGAGTCTCGCGCCGCTCCTCGACGAACCGAGCGAAGACGAGGTGCTCGATGCGCTGTCGCCGGATGCCGTCGACAGCGGCGAGCGTCCTGCAGGCGGTGAATCCGACCGAGTGCGTCAGGTCGTCGAGACCGCCCGAAGCGTCGGGTCGGCACTCTCGGGGGTGAACACGCGAGGCGAGGTCGAACAGGCCGTCTGTGACGGACTCGCCGATTCGAGCCACTACCGTTTCGCTTGGATAGCGTCGGACGAAACCGATGCGCGAGCGTCGCTCACCGTCGCCGGACTCGACGAGGAATCGCTCGAAGCGGTCCGCCGATCGCTCGCCAGTCGAGACACGGATTTCGCTCGACGCGCGTGCGATACCGGTGCCGTGCAGACCGTGCGTATCGACCTGCCGCCGAACTCCGAGAGCGGCCGTCTCGCTGTCGTCCCGCTGGTACACGGCGAAACCGCCTACGGCGCGCTCTACGTCGCGCTCGATGACGAAGCGGTCCCCGACGCCGAGGCGGACGTACTGGTGACGTTGGGCCGCCACGTCGGACAGGCTATCGCCGCCGCGGAGCGTCGGAAGCTACTCCTCGCCGACACGGTCGTTCAACTGGAGTTCGAATCATCGGACCAACAGGACGTGCTCGTCGGACTCTCCGCGGACCTCGGTTGTTCGGTTCGGCTCCGCGGCGTCGTTCCTATCGAGGAGCGGTCGTTGCTGTGCTTTCTCACCGTTCGGGGGGCGACGACGGACGCGGTGTTCGACGAGTTGCAAACGACGCCAGCAGTCGAGCACATCCGCCTCATTCGTGACCGGGGAACGGAGTCACTCCTCGAGGTCGCGCTCTCCGCGGGGTCGACGATTACGACGCTCACGTCCTACGACGGAACCGTCTCGCGGTTCGTCGCGGAGGACGGCGTCGCCCGTTTCGTCGGCGAGTTCTCGAACGAAACGCCGCTCCGAGACGTGATGTCCGACCTGACCGACGCCTATCCCGCGACCGAACTCGTCGCGAAACAGGAGGTCGAACGGCCCACGCGAAACACCGCCGACTTTCGGGAGTCGCTCGTGGCGCGACTCACAGACAAGCAGCAGTCCGTCCTGCGAGCGGCCTATCTCGCCGGGTACTTCGAGTGGCCCCGCGGTAGTACCGCCGAAGACCTCGCGGATTCGATAGACATCTCGTCGCCGACGCTCCACCAGCACCTCCGAACCGCACAGCAGAAACTCATGACTGCGTTCTTCGACGACGACAGCGACGAACACGCTTCGACCCTAAACCCTTAG